A window of Sorex araneus isolate mSorAra2 chromosome 3, mSorAra2.pri, whole genome shotgun sequence genomic DNA:
ATGCCCTTACACTTGACCAGCTTGTCtgtggagagagaagaggggacgGGTCTCAGGGCTGAGGGGGACACCCACCGTCCCCTCCCAGGGCCCCGGACCCCAGGAAATGCATCCCAAGAGAACCAACAGTCTGGAGCAGGTGACAGGAAGCAATACTCCTGGTGCCCAGcttggggggtgatgggggacTGGAGGCCCAGAGTCATGGGGGACCCCATTCTGTCTCCTGCGtggcccccctctccccaccgcaGGGAGGTGGCTCCATGGAggcccgggagggggaggggctgcggggccgggcggggccctcGGCTCACCCCGGTACACGGAGATGTTCATGTTGGAGACGCTGGGCTGGCCCGAGACGCGCAGCTCGCACGTGTAGGTGCCCTCGTCCTTGTTGGTGAAGCCGTGCAGGTAGAGCACCTTGATGTTGTACTTGGAGCTGACGTTGGTGCGGGTGCGGTAGGCGTGCTCCACCACGCCGATGTTGCCTGACAGCACGTGCTTCTTGGTCTCCCGCGTCAGGCTGAACTCGTACAGGATGGGCAGGGCGCTGGCGTTTTCATGGCGGCAGTCCAGGCGCAGGCTCTGGTTCACCAGGCAGGCCGTCAGGCTGCTCACCTTCTGCCCGCACGCCACCTGCAAGACTGGCACCGCCGGTGCCCTTCCAGGTTGAGGGGGGGCTCCTCCCCTGCAGCCTGCCCAGCCAGGGGCCTCCGTCCACATCAGTGGTGAGGCTTCTGGCCAGGGAGAGCCCCGGGTCCACTCTCTGCGCTCCTCCCCGCCCCGGAGGGccgtccccgcctccccaccgAAGTCCCAGTCCCGACCTCCCCCCGATCCCATCTCTAGGAGATCTGAGGGGCTGGGTTGGGTTCTGAGGTCCCACTGGGAAGGGCTTCCATGGTTTTGGGTAGGCATGATGGCTCAGGAATCCCCGCCCTGACCCTGCCCAGTACCTGCCAACAGGAGCACGGTGGCAATGGTGGGGTTCATGGTGCCGAGAGCTCAGTCCAGGACCTGAGGGGACACGGGGTGGGAATCAGCCAAGAGTTGGGGCAGGTGGCCCATACTCGGGGCCAGAGCTGGGCCTTGGGCGGAAGCTGCGACAACCATGGCAgactccttttctctcctccatcCACCTGGCCTCCCTACCCctggccgcccccagccccttctctgt
This region includes:
- the THY1 gene encoding thy-1 membrane glycoprotein, producing MNPTIATVLLLAVLQVACGQKVSSLTACLVNQSLRLDCRHENASALPILYEFSLTRETKKHVLSGNIGVVEHAYRTRTNVSSKYNIKVLYLHGFTNKDEGTYTCELRVSGQPSVSNMNISVYRDKLVKCKGISLLAQSPSWALLLLLALPLQAVGAISL